A window of the Canis lupus baileyi chromosome 1, mCanLup2.hap1, whole genome shotgun sequence genome harbors these coding sequences:
- the CAPN12 gene encoding calpain-12, giving the protein MACGSGRVTIQLVDEEAGPGTRGPKPFRGQRYEAIRAACLDEGILFRDPYFPAGPDALGYDELGPDSEKAKGVEWMRPHEFCAEPQFICEDMSRTDVCQGRLGNCWFLAAAASLTLYPRLLSRVVPPGQGFQDGYAGVFHFQLWQFGRWVDVVVDDRLPVREGKLMFVRSDQRNEFWAPLLEKAYAKLHGSYEVMRGGHMNEAFVDFTGGVGEVLYLRQDTPGLFSALRHALAKESLVGATALSDRGEYRTEDGLVKGHAYSVTGTYKVTLGFTKVRLLRLRNPWGRVEWTGAWSDSCPRWDALPTEWRDALLVKKEDGEFWMELKDFLRHFNTVQICSLSPEVLGPSPAGGGWHIHTFQGRWVRGFNSGGSQPGTETFWTNPQFRLTLLEPDEEDDDEEGPWGGWGAAGAWGPARGGRIPKCTVLLSLIQRNRRRLRAQGLTYLTVGFHVFQIPEELLGLWDSPRSRALLPGLLRADRSPFCARRDVSRRCRLRPGHYLVVPSAARAGDEADFTLRVFSERRHAAVEIDDVISADLHALLVPYVPLELGLEQLFQELAGEEEALSAAQLQTLLSIALEPARARTQTPRDTRTPREIGLRTCEQLLRCFGNGQSLTLHHFQQLWGHLLEWQATFDKFDEDASGTMNSYELRLALNAAGFHLNNQLTQALTSRYRDSRLRVDFERFVSCAAQLTCIFRHCSQHLDGGEGVICLTRRQWMEVATFS; this is encoded by the exons ATGGCGTGTGGCAGCGGGAGGGTCACCATCCAGCTGGTGGACGAAGAGGCAGGGCCTGGAACCAGAGGCCCGAAGCCCTTTCGGGGCCAGAGATACGAGGCAATCCGAGCAGCCTGCCTGGATGAGGGGATCCTGTTCCGAGACCCCTACTTCCCTGCTGGCCCCGACGCCCTTGGCTACGACGAGCTGGGGCCCGACTCGGAGAAGGCCAAAGGGGTGGAATGGATGAGGCCCCAC GAGTTTTGCGCGGAGCCCCAGTTCATCTGCGAGGACATGAGCCGAACAGACGTGTGTCAGGGGCGCCTCG GTAACTGCTGGTTCCTTGCGGCCGCTGCCTCCCTCACTCTGTACCCCCGACTCCTGAGCCGGGTGGTCCCCCCTGGTCAAGGCTTCCAAGATGGCTATGCAGGTGTCTTCCACTTCCAG ctcTGGCAGTTTGGCCGCTGGGTGGACGTGGTGGTGGACGACAGGCTGCCGGTGCGTGAGGGGAAGCTGATGTTCGTGCGCTCGGATCAGCGGAACGAGTTCTGGGCCCCGCTCCTGGAAAAGGCCTACGCCAA GCTCCACGGCTCCTATGAGGTGATGCGAGGCGGCCACATGAACGAGGCTTTCGTGGACTTCACAGGCGGCGTGGGCGAGGTGCTCTACCTGAGGCAGGACACCCCGGGCCTCTTCTCTGCCCTGCGCCATGCCCTGGCCAAGGAGTCGCTCGTGGGCGCCACCGCCCTG AGCGATAGGGGCGAGTACCGCACAGAAGACGGGCTGGTGAAGGGACACGCGTACTCAGTCACGGGCACGTACAAG GTGACCCTGGGCTTCACCAAGGTGCGGCTGCTGCGGCTTCGGAACCCATGGGGCCGTGTGGAGTGGACGGGGGCCTGGAGCGACAG CTGCCCCCGCTGGGATGCGCTCCCCACCGAGTGGCGAGATGCCCTGCTGGTGAAAAAGGAGGATGGCGAGTTCTG GATGGAGCTGAAGGACTTCCTCCGCCACTTCAACACCGTGCAGATCTGCTCGCTGAGCCCCGAGGTGCTGGGCCCCAGCCCGGCGGGAGGCGGCTGGCACATCCACACCTTCCAGGGCCGCTGGGTGCGCGGCTTCAACTCTGGCGGGAGCCAGCCTGGCACCG aaaCCTTCTGGACCAACCCCCAGTTCCGACTGACGCTGCTGGAGCCTGACGAGgaggatgatgatgaggaggggccctgggggggctggggggcagcaggAGCGTGGGGCCCGGCGAGGGGGGGGCGCATCCCCAAGTGCACTGTCCTTCTGTCACTCATCCAGCGCAACCGGCGGCGCCTGAGGGCCCAGGGCCTCACCTACCTCACCGTGGGCTTCCATGTGTTCCAG ATCCCAGAGGAG CTGCTGGGCCTGTGGGACTCCCCGCGCAGCCGCGCGCTCCTGCCGGGCCTGCTGCGCGCCGACCGCTCGCCCTTCTGCGCCCGCCGCGACGTGAGCCGCCGCTGCCGCCTGCGCCCCGGCCACTACCTGGTGGTGCCCAGCGCCGCCCGCGCCGGCGACGAGGCCGACTTCACGCTGCGCGTCTTCTCCGAGCGCCGCCACGCGGCCGT GGAGATCGACGACGTCATCAGCGCCGACCTGCACGCGCTCCTG gtcCCCTACGTCCCCCTGGAGCTGGGCTTGGAGCAGCTGTTCCAGGAGCTGGCAGGAGAG GAGGAAGCACTCAGTGCCGCTCAGCTCCAGACCTTATTAAGCATTGCCCTGGAGCCTG CCAGGGCCCGCACACAGACCCCTCGAGACACTCGGACCCCTCGAGAGATCGGGCTCAGGACCTGCGAGCAGTTGCTGCGGTGTTTTGGG AACGGACAAAGCCTCACCCTGCACCACTTCCAGCAGCTCTGGGGCCATCTCCTGGAGTGGCAG GCCACATTTGATAAGTTTGACGAGGACGCCTCTGGAACCATGAACTCCTATGAGCTGAGGCTGGCGCTGAATGCAGCAG GCTTCCACCTGAACAACCAGCTGACCCAGGCCCTCACTAGCCGCTACCGGGACAGTCGTCTGCGGGTGGACTTCGAGCGCTTTGTGTCTTGTGCAGCCCAGCTCACCTGTATCTTCC GCCACTGCAGCCAGCACCTGGATGGAGGTGAGGGGGTCATCTGCCTGACCCGGAGACAG TGGATGGAGGTGGCCACCTTCTCCTAG